The nucleotide sequence CCTTTTGGCCGTGGCCGACGAATCTGCGCAGATGCTGGAATATTCCAGTCAGCTGGAGGACAAATCCCGCGAGCTCGAACAAACCGCGCGTCAGCTACGAGACGCCAATGAAAAGCTGACTGCATTGTCCGTCCAGAAAGACGCATTTCTCAGTCAGGTCAGCCATGAGCTGCGCACCCCGATGACCTCGATCCGTTCCTTCTCGGAGTTCCTGATGGAAGAGGGGATGAAATCCGCGGATAGGGTGCGCTATTCCAAGATTATTCATGACGAGAGCATTCGCCTGACGCGGTTGTTGGACGACCTTCTGGACCTCAGCTTTCTGGAAAGCGGGCAGGTGGTTTTGAATGATCAGCTGGCGTCGTTGCAAGACATACTGGACCGCGCGCTGTCCTCGGCTGGGGCCGTAAAAGACGGGATGGCGGTCAAACGCACGCAGGCCGACGAACAGGTTACGCTGCGGACCGACACGGACAGGCTCAGTCAGGTGTTTATCAATCTTATCTCCAATGCGCAGAAATACTGTGATGCGGCGTCTCCAAGCCTGACCATATCGGTCTCGCAGAAGCCGGATCAGGTCGAGATTGATTTCGTCGACAACGGCACCGGCATCCCCCGCGACCAGCAATCGATTATTTTTGAGAAATTTGCGCGACTTAGCGACCATTCCTCAGCCGGCAGCGCCGGCCTGGGATTGGCCATTTGCCGAGAGGTCATGTCTAGGTTGGGCGGTACGATAACCTATCTGCCGGGGCAAGGCGGCGCTGCATTCCGCGTCAGCCTCCCAATTGAGCGGCTCGCGGCGGCGGCATAACCAATTGTAAACCAATCTGGGCGATGTTGGCCGGGACCAAAGCGACAGAAAACACCCAGAATTTTGAGCAGCACCGGCGACATCCTCCGCAAGAAAATGCGACCACGCGCGGGCGTGGTGGGGCCATGCTTGGCTTGGTGGCAAGGGGATGTTGACCGCGTTGTGCGAAAAGCCTGCAAACAGCAGTTTGACCTCGATGTGAAACTGTCCGGCCTAGTGGGCAGGCAGGCGCATGCCCCTGCGGCGCTAGATGAAATGCCCAAAATTGCGTTGCCTTTTCTTCTCCGAAAGGCGGGTGGTGAGGCCGCTCTTTTTGTGTTGGACGGTACCTTGATTGATGGTCTGATCGAACAGCAAATCCTGGGGAAAGTCATGCCCATGGAACGCATTGACCGTCCGGTCACAAAGATTGATGCGGGGTTGAGCGAAGGGTTCGTCGTGGCCGCAATCGCCGCGATCTGCGCGGAGGCGCATGGTCAGCTGGCCGGTTTGTCGGTCGCAGGTCCCGAACAGGATCGCGCCGCGCTACGTTTGGCCTTGGGGGAAGGGGCCTACGATATCCTAAGCGCCGAAATGGACATGGGGCCGGGCGTAAAGACAGGCCGGTTCGAGATATGGGTGCCAGCCGCGGCGGTTGAAACCAAGCCGAAGGCCAAAGGGGAGCGGAATGCCGATATGGTCGCCATGCTGCAGGATTGCGAGGTCGAACTGACCGCCTATCTGCACGGATGCGCGCCCACGGGCAAGGAGTTGATGTCGCTGGATGTCGGCAGCGTTTTGTCATTGCCGAAGGCCGCGCTAACCGATGTTGAGCTCACCGATTGCAGCGGGCAGGTCTTTGGCAAAGGCCGGCTTGGTCAGCTTGACGGCGCGCGCGCGGTGCGGCTGACCTCGTTAAGCCACGCGCCCGCCTCTTTGCCCCCTGCGCCGCAGCCGGCG is from uncultured Litoreibacter sp. and encodes:
- a CDS encoding FliM/FliN family flagellar motor C-terminal domain-containing protein, with the translated sequence MAWWQGDVDRVVRKACKQQFDLDVKLSGLVGRQAHAPAALDEMPKIALPFLLRKAGGEAALFVLDGTLIDGLIEQQILGKVMPMERIDRPVTKIDAGLSEGFVVAAIAAICAEAHGQLAGLSVAGPEQDRAALRLALGEGAYDILSAEMDMGPGVKTGRFEIWVPAAAVETKPKAKGERNADMVAMLQDCEVELTAYLHGCAPTGKELMSLDVGSVLSLPKAALTDVELTDCSGQVFGKGRLGQLDGARAVRLTSLSHAPASLPPAPQPASIALVETAALAATDQGRVAPEKTDAAPTERAAAIVDESAAS